The genomic window TTCCATCATATATACTTACGTTAGAATGGATTGTACAATGGTCTCCAATCACCACATTGTTTCCAATAAAACAGTTGGGTTGAAGGGTTGTGCCAGTTCCAATTTTTGCGGAGTCTGAAATCGGTTTATGAGATGCTTGAAAGGGTTTAAAATGCGCCGTGAGTTTGTTGAAATCTCTAAATGGATCGTCAGAAATTAGGAGTACTTTTCCTTCTGGACATTCCACTTTTTTATTGATAAGTACCACCGTTGCTTTAGAAGCAAGGGCTTTATCGTAATATTTTGGATGGTCCACAAAGACGATGTCACCAGCAGATACCACGTGAATTTCATTCATACCCAATACTTCAAAGTTTGGATCCCCTACATATTCACACTCAATCAGGGATGCAATTTCTTTTAAGGCCTGTGGCTGAAGAAAGTTCATACTATTCTTTAATACGTTCTTTGTACGATCCTTTGGCAGTCTCTACTTTAATTTTATCACCTTCATTAATAAATAAAGGAACCATCACCGTTGCACCAGTTTCTACTGTGGCGGGTTTAGTCGCATTGGTCGCTGTATTGCCTTTGATGCCTGGTTCTGTTGAAGTCACTTCAAGAATAACACTCGCTGGTAAATCTACCGAAAGTGGAGAGCTATCTTCTGTATTGATGAGCACCGTTACAACTTCGCCTTCTTTCATTAAATCGGGACTGTCTAAAACTGCTTTTTGGAGTTCTATTTGGGAGTAATCGGCTGTATTCATGAAATGAAACGTTTCCCCATCATTGTATAAAAATTGAAATTTATGCGTTTCCACTCTGACTTCCTCAATCTTGTGTCCTGCTGAAAAGGTATTGTCTATCACTTTTCCATTAGTGACACTCTTCATTTTGGTTCTTACAAACGCTGGCCCTTTTCCAGGTTTCACGTGTAAAAATTCAATCACTTTAAAAATATCGTGACTATATCGTATGCATAATCCATTTCTAATATCTGATGTACTTGCCATATGTGTGTTTAATTAGATTTAAAATATCCTTTCATAATTCCACGATGAGAATTTTTGATGAATTGTAAAATTTCATCACGCTCTGGAGTGGCTTCCATTTCAGCTTCAATAATTTCGGAAGCTTGAGAATTGTTATAATTTTTTTGATAGAGTAATCGGTATATATTCTGTATTTCTTTAATCTTATCCGAAGTAAATCCGCGACGTCTGAGTCCTACCGAATTGATTCCAACATAAGACAAAGGCTCTCTTGCGGCCTTTACATAAGGGGGCACATCTTTACGAACCAAAGATCCTCCTGTAACAAAGGCGTGATTTCCAATAGAACAGAACTGATGTACAGCAGTCATTCCGGCCAATACAACAGAGTCGCCAACTGTGGTGTGTCCAGCGAGTGTACTATTATTTGAAAATATACAGTTATTTCCAACGGTACAATCATGCGCAATATGGCAATAGGCCATAATCAAACAATTATCTCCGATGACGGTTTTCATTTTATCTGTAGTTCCACGATTGATGGTGACACATTCTCTTATGGTAACATTATTTCCAATAACAACAGTGGTGTCTTCATCGTCATATTTAAGATCTTGTGGCATTGCAGAAATGACAGAGCCAGGGAAAATACTACAATTTTTTCCGATGCGCGCACCTTCCATAATTGTAACGTTTGATCCGATCCAAGTCCCCTCTCCTATCACAACATTGTTATTGATCGTGGTAAAAGGTTCTATCACCACATTTTTGGCAATTTTTGCTCCAGGGTGTACGTATGCTAAAGGTTGATTCATGTTGTTCGTTTTTTGATGTAAAACAGATTTATTTAACTTTCGTTATTTGAGCCATTAATTCGGCCTCAGCACATAATTTTCCATTGGCATAGGCATAGCCTTGCATGTGACAAATCCCTCTTCTTATAGGAGTGATTAGTGTACAATTGAATATAAGCGTGTCTCCTGGTACCACTTTTTGTTTGAACTTCACATTGTCCATTTTCATGAAAAAAGTAAGGTAATTTTCTGGATCAGGAACGGTATTTAAAACCAGTATTCCACCTGTTTGCGCCATCGCTTCAATAATTAAAACACCGGGCATTACGGGAGCTCCAGGAAAGTGTCCCACAAAGAACGATTCATTCATTGTCACATTCTTACATCCAATCACATGGTTTTGAGATAATTCATAGACCTTATCTAAAAGTAAAAAAGGTGGACGGTGTGGCAACATATCCATAATGGCATTTACATCCATTAATGGGGGTTGATTTAAATCGATATTAGGAACATTATTACGACGTTCCATTTTAATGATTTTAGATATTTTTTTCGCAAATTGAGTATTTACAAAATGACCTGGTTTATTCGCAATAACCTTCCCTTGAATACGCGTCCCAATAAGGGCTAAATCCCCTATAACATCCAAAAGTTTATGACGTGCAGCTTCATTAGGAGAATGCAATGTAAGGTTGTCCAAAATCCCATTGGGCTTCACTGAAATAGAATCTTTATTGAAGGCTATTTTTAAACGCTCCATCGTTTCTGTTGAAATGGGCTTATCCACATAAACAATGGCATTGTTTAAGTCACCGCCTTTAATCAATCCATTCTCAAGGAGCATTTCTAATTCATGTAAAAAACTAAAAGTACGTGATTCTGAAATTTCTTTTTTGAAATTTGATAAATGCTGTAGGGTTGCATTTTGAGTTCCCAATACTTTGGTTCCAAAATCGACCATTGTTGTGACCTGATATTCATCAGACGGGATGATCGTAATTTCACTACCCGTTTCTTCATCGGAGTAAGAAATAACATCTTTAACCACAAACACTTCTCTGTAAGCTTCTTGCTCTTTAGTCCCCGCAGTTTCTAAAGCTTCTATAAAATACTTCGAAGACCCATCCATAATTGGAGGTTCTGAAGTGCTTAACTCTATGACAACATTATCAATCTCAAGTCCCACAAGTGCAGCGAGCACGTGTTCACATGTTTGTATCGTGACCCCATTTCTTTCTAAGCAAGTCCCACGTTGGGTATTCGTTACAAGATTGGCATCTGCTTTAATCATGGGCAGACCTTCTAGGTCAATTCTCCTAAAAGTATATCCATTATTAATATCAGCAGGAAGGAAGTTTATTTCGACTTCTAAACCAGTATGAAGTCCCACACCTTTTAAAGATACTTTTTTGGAAATCGTTGTTTGTTTCGATTCAGATTTAATAATCATGATTTAAGGGTTTTTTCTAATGTATTAACGGTCTTTACAATATTTGGTAGGTTCTTGAAATGAATGTATGATTTATAATAATCTCTAAAAGAAAATGCTGGAGATCCTTGCAAGACTTCGTTGTCTTTAATATTATGTCCGATGCCTGACTGTGCTTGGATTTTCACATTGTTTCCAATGACGATATGCCCTGCAACTCCGACCTGTCCACCAATTTGACAGTTCGTACCAATTTTGGCAGATCCCGCAATGCCTGTTTGGGCAGCAATCACTGTATTCTCTCCAATCACCACATTATGTGCTACTTGAATGTGATTGTCAAGTTTTACGCCTTTTTTTATGAGGGTCGATCCAAGCGTAGCGCGGTCAATAGTCGTGGCAGCTCCGATATCTACATGGTCTTCAATAATGACATTTCCAATTTGTGGTACTTTTTGATACGCGCCAGTTTCATCGGGGGAAAATCCAAATCCGTCAGCTCCAATCACCGCCGCAGAATTGATAAAACAATGCGCACCAATCACACAATCAGAATAAATTTTAACACCAGAAAACAAGGTCGTATGTGATCCGATGGTAACATTATCTCCAATAAAAGTATTTGGATAAATTTTCACGTGATCGCCTATCACTACATTTTCACCAATATGAGAAAATGCACCAATATAAACAGCTTCGCCATAAGTGGCTGAATCTGAAATAAATATAGGAGATTCAACCCCTAATTTATTGTTTTTTATATGGTTGTAATACTCCAATAATTTAGAAAATGAACTGTACGCATTTTCAACTTTGATGAGTGTGGCTTCTATTTTCTGTTCAGAAACAAAGTCCTGACCGACGATGGCTATTGAAGCATGAGTCGTGTATATATAAGGAGTGTATTTTGGATTTGCTAAAAAAGTAAGGGAGCCTTCAGCTGCTTCTTCAATTTTGGAAAGTGTATGGACTTCAACATCCGGGTTTCCAATAATTTCTCCGTTTAATATCTCTGCTATTTGTGTGGCTGTAAATTTCATTACTTGCAAAAGTAAAAAAAATTATCAAAGAATATCCTTTGGAAAGCATATATAATGCTTTGTAACTGTTTTAGACAGTACTTTTGAAGAGAGGTGGTCCGATGCTTTTATGATATCTTTGATTTTTCCATTTTTATATAAAATCTTAAGTCCCCCCTGCTGTGGGTTGTATGCTAAGTTTTCTACATGCCCATTAAACACAAAATAAGAGGCTTCATGAGCATCTAATGTATATTCTAACATAAGGTCTTGTTTGATGGATTCCACTTTGGAATCAGCAATCCGATTGTTTTTGAATTTTATTTTTAATAAGGTTCTGTTTAAGATCATTTCTGAGAGATGACTCAACACAAAATCATCGTGAAATTGCCACGATTTTAAAGCCGACATCACATCATAATCATCCAATAATGAAAATTGATTCAAAGTAGCCGCCTCAAAATTAGTGGGATTGGTACTGCTGTTTAAAAAGAAACTTAAGGCGGAACTGGCTTCTAACTTCACTCCTTTGTGCGTCAATTCCTTGGCACGTTTCAAAATGCGCGTGATCATTTGTTCGGCAACCAAACTTGTTTTATGAAGATAGACTTGCCAATACATCAAGCGGCGCGCCGTTAAAAATTTCTCAATAGAATAAATCCCTTTTTCTTCAATGACCAATTCATCGTTCACAACATTCATCATTGAAATCAAACGCTCACTGTTGATGTTTCCTTCGGAGACTCCTGTATAAAAACTATCTCTTTTCAAATAATCAGAACGATCAATATCCAATTGTCCAGAGATCAGTTGTCCAAAAAACTTACGACTGTAATCCCCTTTAAACATTGAAATCGCTACATCAAGCGCGCCCTTAAATTCTATGTTTAAGGTTTCCATGAATTTTAAAGAAATTGCTTCGTGACTGATATTTTCTACAATGCTGTGTTCCATCGCATGACTGAATGGTCCATGTCCAATGTCATGCAGCAAAATAGCGATGTACAAGCCGTTTTCTTCCGCTTCAGAAATTTGGACTCCTTTAAACCTTAAAATTCGAACTGCATTTTGCATGAGATGCAGACAGCCCAACGCATGATGAAATCGGGTGTGGTGCGCCCCAGGATATACCAAATACGATAAGCCCATCTGAGAAATTCGTCGCAATCGCTGAAAATATTTGTGTGCGATTAAATCGAAAATTAATGTGTTCGGGATTGTAATAAATCCGTAAATTGGATCGTTAAATATTTTAAGCTTGTTGTTCGTATTCAAACTTTATAGTGTTAAATTTACATTCTAAACTTTCTTTAAAAAGTTTTACGACGTAAAAATACTAAAATGAAAGGACTTCTATTCTTAACTAAAAAAAATATAACAGATGGGTAACATTAATATTTTATGGGTCGATGATGAAATTGAGTTTTTAAAGTCTCATATCATATTTTTAGAACAAAGAAATTATACCGTAACCCCTTGTCAAAGTGGTACAGAAGCGCTTACACTTATCAAAGAAAATGATTTTGATATTGTGTTTTTAGATGAAAACATGCCCGGTCTGTCGGGATTAGAAACCTTGTCTGAACTCAAAGAAATTAAAGCAACACTTCCGGTAGTGATGATTACGAAGAGTGAAGAAGAGTATATTATGGAAGATGCAATTGGAAATAAAATTGCCGATTATCTCATTAAGCCCGTCAATCCGAACCAAATTCTTTTATCACTTAAGAAAAACCTAGATCACAACAGACTAGTTTCAGAAAAAACATCTTCTAATTACTTACAAGAATTTCGTAAAATATCTATGAATTTAAATGAAATAAATTCATTTGAAGAATGGGAACAACTTTATAAAAAATTAGTGTTTTGGGAATTAGAGTTAGAATCGTCCAACGATGCCACCATGAGTGAAATATTAGACGCTCAAAAAATGGAAGCAAATCAACAATTTGGACGCTTTATTGAGAAGTTTTATCCCGATTGGTTTGAGGACCACCAAGCGCCTGTGATGTCTCATACCCTCTTTAAAAATAAGATTGCAAACGAGCTTAGCGACTCCCAGCCTACCTTGCTTATTGTTATTGATAATTTAAGATATGACC from Formosa sp. Hel1_33_131 includes these protein-coding regions:
- the efp gene encoding elongation factor P, which encodes MASTSDIRNGLCIRYSHDIFKVIEFLHVKPGKGPAFVRTKMKSVTNGKVIDNTFSAGHKIEEVRVETHKFQFLYNDGETFHFMNTADYSQIELQKAVLDSPDLMKEGEVVTVLINTEDSSPLSVDLPASVILEVTSTEPGIKGNTATNATKPATVETGATVMVPLFINEGDKIKVETAKGSYKERIKE
- the lpxA gene encoding acyl-ACP--UDP-N-acetylglucosamine O-acyltransferase; the protein is MNQPLAYVHPGAKIAKNVVIEPFTTINNNVVIGEGTWIGSNVTIMEGARIGKNCSIFPGSVISAMPQDLKYDDEDTTVVIGNNVTIRECVTINRGTTDKMKTVIGDNCLIMAYCHIAHDCTVGNNCIFSNNSTLAGHTTVGDSVVLAGMTAVHQFCSIGNHAFVTGGSLVRKDVPPYVKAAREPLSYVGINSVGLRRRGFTSDKIKEIQNIYRLLYQKNYNNSQASEIIEAEMEATPERDEILQFIKNSHRGIMKGYFKSN
- a CDS encoding bifunctional UDP-3-O-[3-hydroxymyristoyl] N-acetylglucosamine deacetylase/3-hydroxyacyl-ACP dehydratase, with amino-acid sequence MIIKSESKQTTISKKVSLKGVGLHTGLEVEINFLPADINNGYTFRRIDLEGLPMIKADANLVTNTQRGTCLERNGVTIQTCEHVLAALVGLEIDNVVIELSTSEPPIMDGSSKYFIEALETAGTKEQEAYREVFVVKDVISYSDEETGSEITIIPSDEYQVTTMVDFGTKVLGTQNATLQHLSNFKKEISESRTFSFLHELEMLLENGLIKGGDLNNAIVYVDKPISTETMERLKIAFNKDSISVKPNGILDNLTLHSPNEAARHKLLDVIGDLALIGTRIQGKVIANKPGHFVNTQFAKKISKIIKMERRNNVPNIDLNQPPLMDVNAIMDMLPHRPPFLLLDKVYELSQNHVIGCKNVTMNESFFVGHFPGAPVMPGVLIIEAMAQTGGILVLNTVPDPENYLTFFMKMDNVKFKQKVVPGDTLIFNCTLITPIRRGICHMQGYAYANGKLCAEAELMAQITKVK
- the lpxD gene encoding UDP-3-O-(3-hydroxymyristoyl)glucosamine N-acyltransferase — encoded protein: MKFTATQIAEILNGEIIGNPDVEVHTLSKIEEAAEGSLTFLANPKYTPYIYTTHASIAIVGQDFVSEQKIEATLIKVENAYSSFSKLLEYYNHIKNNKLGVESPIFISDSATYGEAVYIGAFSHIGENVVIGDHVKIYPNTFIGDNVTIGSHTTLFSGVKIYSDCVIGAHCFINSAAVIGADGFGFSPDETGAYQKVPQIGNVIIEDHVDIGAATTIDRATLGSTLIKKGVKLDNHIQVAHNVVIGENTVIAAQTGIAGSAKIGTNCQIGGQVGVAGHIVIGNNVKIQAQSGIGHNIKDNEVLQGSPAFSFRDYYKSYIHFKNLPNIVKTVNTLEKTLKS
- a CDS encoding HD domain-containing protein; translation: MNTNNKLKIFNDPIYGFITIPNTLIFDLIAHKYFQRLRRISQMGLSYLVYPGAHHTRFHHALGCLHLMQNAVRILRFKGVQISEAEENGLYIAILLHDIGHGPFSHAMEHSIVENISHEAISLKFMETLNIEFKGALDVAISMFKGDYSRKFFGQLISGQLDIDRSDYLKRDSFYTGVSEGNINSERLISMMNVVNDELVIEEKGIYSIEKFLTARRLMYWQVYLHKTSLVAEQMITRILKRAKELTHKGVKLEASSALSFFLNSSTNPTNFEAATLNQFSLLDDYDVMSALKSWQFHDDFVLSHLSEMILNRTLLKIKFKNNRIADSKVESIKQDLMLEYTLDAHEASYFVFNGHVENLAYNPQQGGLKILYKNGKIKDIIKASDHLSSKVLSKTVTKHYICFPKDIL